In Thermus islandicus DSM 21543, one genomic interval encodes:
- the ilvD gene encoding dihydroxy-acid dehydratase produces the protein MRSDRIKKGLQQAPARAMLRAVGVGDEDFGRPFVGVVNTFTDGMPCNLHLRQLALDLKAGLKEAGLFPFEFGAPAISDGISMGTPGMRASLVSREVIADSVELIAQGYLYDGMAVLSACDKTIPGGAMGVIRSGVPGMVLYGGTIAPGEWRGRKLTIVEVFEAVGQRAAGKIGEEELLEIERRAIPGPGACGGQYTANTMAMALEALGLSPVGFNAIPAVHPEKPRATREAGKALAWAIEHGWKPKDFLTRRSFLNAIATVAATGGSTNAVLHLLALAKEAGVELSLDDFDQVSRKTPVIADLRPWGTYTAWELYEAGGTALVFKRLLEAGLLFGEEKTLTGRTLAEEVERAYREAEGQRVVFPVEKALKPHGGLVVLKGNLAPRGAVLKLAGTERTHFEGPARVFDSEEAAMEKVLKGEIRPGDVVVIRYVGPKGAPGMPEMLSVTSALVGEGLGPEVALLTDGRFSGGTRGLMIGHIAPEAFVGGPIALLEEGDRVRIDVERRLLEVLLPEEELERRRATWRPRPPAFTHGLFARYAALVRQADEGAVLEDPL, from the coding sequence ATGAGGTCGGACCGGATCAAGAAAGGACTGCAGCAGGCCCCCGCCCGCGCCATGCTCCGGGCGGTGGGCGTGGGGGACGAGGACTTCGGGAGGCCCTTCGTGGGGGTGGTGAACACCTTCACCGACGGGATGCCCTGCAACCTTCACCTGCGCCAGCTGGCCCTGGACCTGAAGGCGGGGCTCAAGGAGGCCGGGCTTTTCCCCTTTGAGTTCGGGGCCCCGGCCATCTCCGACGGCATCAGCATGGGCACCCCGGGCATGCGGGCGAGCCTCGTAAGCCGCGAGGTCATCGCCGACAGCGTAGAGCTCATCGCCCAGGGTTACCTCTACGACGGCATGGCGGTCCTCTCCGCCTGCGACAAGACCATTCCCGGCGGGGCCATGGGGGTCATAAGGAGCGGGGTCCCCGGCATGGTCCTCTACGGGGGGACCATCGCCCCCGGGGAGTGGCGGGGCCGGAAGCTCACCATCGTGGAGGTCTTTGAGGCCGTGGGCCAAAGGGCGGCGGGCAAGATCGGCGAGGAGGAGCTTTTGGAGATTGAGCGCCGGGCCATCCCCGGCCCCGGGGCCTGCGGCGGCCAGTACACCGCCAACACCATGGCCATGGCCCTCGAGGCCCTGGGCCTCTCCCCCGTGGGGTTTAACGCCATCCCCGCCGTCCACCCCGAGAAGCCTAGGGCCACGCGGGAGGCGGGGAAGGCCCTCGCCTGGGCCATAGAGCACGGCTGGAAGCCCAAAGACTTCCTCACCCGGAGGAGCTTCCTCAACGCTATTGCCACCGTAGCGGCCACGGGAGGGAGCACCAACGCCGTCCTCCACCTCCTTGCCCTGGCGAAGGAGGCAGGGGTGGAGCTAAGCCTGGACGACTTTGACCAGGTCTCCCGCAAGACCCCCGTGATCGCCGATCTCAGGCCTTGGGGCACCTACACCGCCTGGGAGCTCTACGAGGCGGGCGGAACAGCCCTCGTCTTCAAGCGCCTCCTGGAAGCGGGCCTCCTCTTTGGGGAGGAGAAGACCCTCACGGGCCGGACCCTGGCGGAGGAGGTGGAAAGGGCCTACCGGGAGGCCGAGGGGCAGAGGGTGGTCTTCCCCGTGGAGAAGGCCCTCAAGCCCCACGGGGGGCTTGTGGTCCTCAAGGGGAACCTCGCCCCGAGGGGCGCTGTCTTGAAGCTCGCCGGGACGGAGCGCACCCATTTTGAGGGCCCGGCCCGGGTCTTTGACTCGGAGGAGGCGGCCATGGAGAAGGTCTTGAAGGGGGAGATCCGCCCGGGAGACGTGGTGGTGATCCGCTACGTGGGGCCCAAGGGCGCCCCCGGCATGCCCGAGATGCTCTCGGTGACCAGCGCCCTCGTGGGGGAAGGCCTGGGCCCCGAGGTGGCCCTCCTCACCGACGGGCGCTTCTCCGGGGGGACGCGGGGGCTCATGATCGGCCACATCGCCCCCGAGGCCTTCGTGGGCGGGCCCATCGCCCTCCTAGAGGAGGGAGACCGGGTGCGGATTGACGTGGAACGCCGCCTTCTGGAGGTCCTCCTCCCGGAGGAGGAGCTAGAGCGCAGGCGGGCAACCTGGAGGCCCCGCCCTCCCGCCTTCACCCACGGCCTCTTCGCCCGCTACGCCGCCTTGGTGCGCCAGGCGGACGAGGGGGCTGTATTGGAGGACCCCCTCTAG
- a CDS encoding SDR family NAD(P)-dependent oxidoreductase, translating into MRKTLILTGASRGIGKALALELARAGYDLVLNARKEAPLKAVVEEVRSLGARAEGVAGSAGKAEVAEALVERAMHLGNLHGYIHNAGVLHPGPLLFELAEALFLEVLEANLIAGYQLARFAYPHLLRQGGGVAVYLGSGAAESNLPGLGAYAVAKAAEEHLARQLAAEAPEIACFVYRPGVVETDMQRAAREAQGGAAPVLQRVFRGYKEEGLLKTPEEVARALVRLLPRARAFHGKIATWRDA; encoded by the coding sequence ATGAGAAAAACCCTGATCCTCACCGGGGCGAGCCGGGGCATCGGAAAGGCGCTGGCCCTGGAGCTCGCCCGGGCAGGGTACGACCTGGTGCTCAACGCCCGCAAGGAGGCCCCCCTGAAGGCGGTGGTGGAGGAGGTGCGCTCCTTGGGGGCGAGGGCGGAAGGGGTGGCGGGAAGCGCGGGAAAGGCGGAGGTGGCCGAGGCCCTGGTGGAAAGGGCCATGCACCTCGGGAACCTCCATGGCTACATCCACAACGCCGGGGTTCTCCACCCCGGGCCCCTTCTCTTTGAGCTCGCGGAAGCCCTCTTCCTGGAGGTCCTCGAGGCCAACCTCATCGCCGGCTACCAGCTCGCCCGCTTCGCCTATCCCCACCTCCTCCGCCAGGGCGGGGGGGTGGCGGTCTACCTGGGCTCGGGGGCAGCGGAGAGCAACCTCCCCGGCCTCGGGGCCTACGCCGTGGCCAAGGCCGCTGAGGAACACCTGGCGAGGCAGCTTGCCGCCGAGGCCCCCGAGATCGCCTGCTTCGTCTACCGCCCCGGGGTCGTGGAAACGGACATGCAGAGGGCAGCCCGGGAGGCCCAAGGGGGAGCGGCCCCGGTGCTCCAGCGGGTCTTCCGGGGCTACAAGGAGGAAGGCCTTTTGAAGACACCCGAAGAGGTGGCCAGGGCCCTGGTGCGGCTCCTTCCTAGGGCCAGGGCCTTCCACGGGAAGATCGCCACCTGGAGGGACGCATGA
- a CDS encoding ABC transporter permease encodes MRRLLSLHALFVYLFLYLPILVIAALSFNEGRRGVRFTGFTLKWYQDLFQDPRVLEYLANTLVVASVSTLVSTVLGTLLALGLVRYRFPGKGLLRYLLYIPVVVPDVVMGISLLLLFAFSRELFGFPRLSLTTVILGHITFQVAFVTLVVRSRLLLLDPALEEAARDLGARGLKTFLYVTLPLAWPGVAAGALLALTLSLDDFVVTFFTAGPGATTLPLYIYSSVKLGVSPKVHALSTLVVGLSAFFLALGYALSRRRV; translated from the coding sequence ATGAGGCGGCTTCTCTCCCTCCACGCCCTCTTCGTTTACCTCTTCCTCTACCTGCCCATCCTGGTCATCGCCGCCCTTTCCTTCAACGAGGGCCGGCGGGGGGTGCGCTTCACCGGCTTCACCCTAAAGTGGTACCAGGACCTTTTCCAAGACCCACGGGTCTTGGAGTACTTGGCCAACACCCTGGTGGTAGCCTCCGTTTCCACCCTGGTCTCCACCGTCCTCGGGACCCTCCTCGCCCTGGGTCTTGTGCGCTATCGCTTCCCCGGAAAGGGCCTATTGCGCTACCTCCTTTACATCCCCGTGGTGGTGCCGGACGTGGTCATGGGGATCTCCCTGCTTCTCCTCTTCGCCTTTTCCCGCGAGCTTTTCGGCTTTCCCCGCCTTTCCCTCACCACGGTGATCCTCGGGCACATCACCTTCCAGGTGGCCTTCGTGACCCTGGTGGTGCGCTCGAGGCTCCTCCTCTTGGACCCCGCCCTCGAGGAAGCCGCCCGGGACCTGGGGGCACGGGGCCTAAAGACCTTCCTCTACGTGACCCTGCCCCTGGCCTGGCCGGGGGTGGCGGCGGGGGCGCTGCTTGCCCTCACCCTCTCCCTGGACGACTTCGTAGTTACCTTTTTCACCGCCGGACCCGGGGCCACCACCCTGCCCCTCTACATCTACTCCAGCGTGAAGCTCGGGGTGAGCCCTAAGGTCCACGCCCTCTCCACCCTGGTGGTGGGCCTTTCCGCCTTCTTCCTGGCCTTGGGGTATGCTCTTAGCCGGAGGCGCGTGTGA
- a CDS encoding polyamine ABC transporter substrate-binding protein: MRKAVFLLLALLLTACPRRTGESTLYFLNWAEYIPETLVKKFEREAGVKVVLDTFESPEAMLAKLKAGADREFSLVVAPDYYVLQMAREGLLAPLDRGRLKNLANLDPFFRDPPYDPGLGYSVPYLWGTTGLAYRQDLVKGPVDSYGVFFDPARQVGPFLLLDEMRETIGAALRYLGYSVNTRDPEALEKAKELLIAAKKRSVGFAGGVEALNRILAGDAALSLAYSGDVLQARQEDKRLRYALAKEGGTLWTDAMVVPKRGPAQDLAYRFMDFLLRPENAAELATYTRYATPVAKALPLLPEAMRKDPTVFPPEEVRGKLEYLKDLGPDIALYDRVWTEVKAR, from the coding sequence ATGCGGAAGGCTGTTTTTCTCCTTCTGGCCCTTCTCCTCACCGCCTGCCCCAGGCGGACGGGGGAGAGCACCCTCTACTTCCTAAACTGGGCCGAGTACATCCCCGAGACGCTGGTCAAGAAGTTTGAACGGGAGGCCGGGGTCAAGGTGGTCCTGGACACCTTTGAGTCCCCCGAGGCCATGTTAGCCAAGCTCAAGGCGGGGGCGGACCGGGAGTTCTCCCTGGTGGTGGCCCCGGATTACTACGTTTTGCAGATGGCCCGGGAGGGGCTGCTCGCCCCTCTAGACCGGGGCAGGCTCAAGAACCTGGCCAACCTGGACCCCTTCTTCCGGGATCCCCCCTATGACCCCGGCCTCGGGTACTCCGTCCCCTACCTCTGGGGCACCACGGGCCTGGCCTACCGGCAGGACCTGGTGAAGGGCCCTGTGGACTCCTATGGGGTCTTCTTTGATCCGGCCCGTCAGGTGGGGCCCTTCCTCCTCCTGGACGAGATGCGGGAGACCATTGGGGCGGCCCTCCGGTACCTGGGCTACTCGGTGAACACCAGGGACCCGGAGGCCCTGGAGAAGGCCAAGGAGCTCCTCATCGCTGCCAAGAAGCGCTCCGTGGGCTTCGCGGGAGGGGTGGAGGCCCTGAACCGAATCCTGGCGGGGGACGCCGCCCTCAGCCTCGCCTACTCCGGGGACGTCCTCCAGGCGAGGCAGGAGGACAAGCGGCTCCGCTACGCCCTGGCCAAGGAGGGGGGAACCCTTTGGACCGATGCCATGGTGGTCCCCAAGCGGGGCCCCGCCCAGGACCTGGCCTACCGCTTTATGGACTTCCTCCTCCGGCCGGAAAACGCTGCCGAGCTCGCCACCTACACCCGGTACGCCACCCCGGTGGCCAAGGCCCTCCCCCTCCTCCCTGAGGCCATGCGGAAGGACCCTACCGTCTTCCCGCCGGAGGAGGTGCGGGGGAAGCTGGAGTACCTGAAGGACCTGGGGCCTGACATCGCCCTGTACGATCGGGTCTGGACCGAGGTTAAGGCCAGGTAA
- the minE gene encoding cell division topological specificity factor MinE: MWWRRKSKDRAKERLKLVLAYDRARLSPGLVENLKRDLLEVLRRYFPAHEEGLSVALEERGEKMVLIADIPLR; this comes from the coding sequence ATGTGGTGGCGTAGGAAGAGCAAGGACCGGGCCAAGGAGCGCCTGAAGCTCGTGCTGGCCTACGACCGGGCCAGGCTCTCCCCGGGCCTCGTGGAGAACCTCAAGCGGGACCTCCTGGAGGTCCTGCGCCGCTACTTCCCCGCCCACGAGGAGGGGCTTTCCGTGGCCCTGGAGGAGCGGGGGGAGAAGATGGTCCTGATCGCCGACATCCCCTTGAGGTGA
- a CDS encoding acyl-CoA mutase large subunit family protein: protein MEGLYESLPEGYREKLGRPGEYPFTRGIYPRMYLERPWTMRQYAGFSTAEESNARYRYLLSQGQTGLSVAFDLPTQLGLDPDHPMSVGEVGRVGVSIATLEDMQRLFDGIPLDRVSTSMTINAPAMMLLALYLLVAEEQGVPWDKVSGTVQNDILKEYFARGTYIYPPGPSMRLVTDIFAFCAERVPRWNTISISGYHIREAGATAAQEIAFTLADAKAYVRAALERGLEVDRFAPRLSFFFAAHGDIFEEAAKFRAARRLWARIMREEFGAKDPRSWMLRFHTQTGGSTLTAQEPLNNVVRTAYQALAAVLGGTQSLHTNAYDEALGLPTEKSALLALRTQQILAYESGVTRAVDPLGGSFYVEHLTEALEKEAERLIGEIDALGGAVAAVEAGYFQRAIEESAWQFQKEVEEGKRVIVGVNRFLDPQSPLNEPVPVQRIDPELHERRKREVAAFKARRDGESVRVGLERLREAARGQENLFPYVLEAFRRRATLGEVCGVLREEWGEYQPGR, encoded by the coding sequence ATGGAAGGCCTTTACGAGTCCCTGCCGGAGGGCTACCGGGAGAAGCTCGGCCGCCCGGGGGAGTACCCCTTTACCCGGGGCATCTACCCGAGGATGTACCTGGAAAGGCCCTGGACCATGCGCCAGTACGCGGGCTTCTCCACCGCCGAGGAGTCCAACGCCCGCTACCGGTACCTCCTCTCCCAGGGCCAGACCGGGCTCTCCGTAGCCTTTGACCTCCCCACCCAGCTTGGCCTGGACCCCGACCACCCCATGAGCGTGGGCGAGGTGGGGCGGGTCGGGGTTTCCATCGCCACCCTCGAGGACATGCAGAGGCTTTTTGACGGAATCCCCCTGGACCGGGTCTCCACCAGCATGACCATCAACGCCCCGGCCATGATGCTCCTCGCCCTCTACCTCCTGGTGGCCGAAGAACAGGGGGTCCCCTGGGACAAGGTGTCGGGCACGGTGCAGAACGACATCCTCAAGGAGTACTTCGCCCGGGGCACCTACATCTACCCCCCCGGCCCCTCCATGCGCCTCGTGACCGACATCTTCGCCTTCTGCGCCGAGCGCGTCCCCCGGTGGAACACCATCAGCATCTCCGGCTACCACATCCGGGAAGCGGGGGCCACCGCCGCCCAGGAGATCGCCTTCACCCTGGCGGACGCCAAGGCCTACGTGCGGGCGGCCTTGGAGCGGGGCCTCGAGGTGGACCGCTTCGCCCCCAGGCTCTCCTTCTTCTTCGCCGCCCATGGGGACATCTTTGAGGAGGCGGCCAAGTTTCGCGCGGCGAGGCGCCTCTGGGCCCGGATCATGCGGGAGGAGTTCGGGGCCAAGGACCCGAGGAGCTGGATGCTCCGCTTCCACACCCAGACCGGGGGCTCCACCCTCACGGCCCAAGAACCCTTGAACAACGTGGTACGCACCGCCTACCAGGCCCTGGCGGCGGTGCTCGGGGGAACGCAGAGCCTCCACACCAACGCCTACGACGAGGCCTTAGGCCTCCCCACGGAAAAAAGCGCCCTCCTCGCCCTAAGGACCCAGCAGATCCTGGCCTACGAGAGCGGGGTGACCCGGGCCGTGGACCCCTTAGGGGGCAGCTTCTACGTGGAGCACCTCACCGAGGCCCTGGAGAAGGAAGCGGAGAGGCTCATCGGAGAGATTGATGCCCTGGGGGGCGCGGTGGCGGCGGTGGAGGCGGGCTACTTCCAAAGGGCCATTGAGGAGTCCGCCTGGCAGTTCCAGAAGGAGGTGGAGGAGGGCAAGAGGGTCATCGTGGGGGTGAACCGCTTCCTGGACCCGCAAAGCCCCCTCAACGAGCCCGTGCCGGTGCAGCGGATAGACCCCGAGCTCCACGAAAGGAGGAAGCGGGAAGTGGCCGCCTTCAAGGCGAGGCGGGACGGGGAGAGCGTCCGGGTAGGCCTGGAGCGCCTGCGGGAAGCGGCAAGGGGCCAGGAGAACCTTTTCCCCTACGTCCTGGAGGCCTTCCGCCGAAGGGCCACCCTGGGGGAGGTCTGCGGGGTCCTAAGGGAGGAGTGGGGGGAGTACCAGCCCGGGAGGTGA
- the minD gene encoding septum site-determining protein MinD translates to MKARAIVVTSGKGGVGKTTTTANLGAGLAKLGEKVAVIDVDVGLRNLDVVMGLEGRVVFDLIDVLEGRAKPRQALIRDKRVENLYLLPASQTKDKEALDPARFQDLVRHLLEEEGFDRVLIDSPAGIEKGFQTAAAPAEGALVVVNPEVSSVRDADRIIGLLEAREIRENFLIINRLRPRMVARGDMLSVEDVVEILGLKPIGIIPEDEQVLVSTNQGEVLVLKGTSPAAVAYLDTARRLRGEEVPFRNLGLDSDAQGLLGVLRRLFGGR, encoded by the coding sequence GTGAAGGCGCGAGCCATTGTGGTCACCTCGGGCAAAGGTGGGGTGGGAAAGACCACCACCACCGCCAACCTCGGAGCGGGCCTGGCCAAGCTGGGGGAGAAGGTGGCGGTCATTGACGTGGATGTGGGCCTCCGGAACCTGGACGTGGTCATGGGCCTCGAGGGCCGGGTGGTCTTTGACCTCATTGACGTCCTCGAGGGCCGGGCCAAGCCCCGCCAGGCCCTCATCCGGGACAAGCGGGTGGAAAACCTCTACCTTCTCCCCGCTTCCCAGACCAAGGACAAGGAGGCCCTGGACCCGGCCCGGTTCCAGGACCTGGTCCGCCACCTCCTCGAGGAGGAGGGCTTTGACCGGGTGCTCATTGACTCCCCCGCCGGCATAGAGAAGGGCTTCCAGACGGCGGCGGCCCCGGCGGAAGGGGCCCTGGTGGTGGTGAACCCGGAGGTCTCCAGCGTCCGGGACGCCGACCGCATCATCGGCCTTCTGGAGGCCCGGGAGATCCGGGAGAACTTCCTCATCATCAACCGGCTGAGGCCCAGGATGGTGGCCCGGGGGGACATGCTCTCGGTGGAGGACGTGGTGGAGATCCTGGGCCTCAAGCCCATAGGTATCATCCCCGAGGACGAGCAGGTCCTGGTCTCCACCAACCAGGGGGAGGTCCTGGTCCTTAAAGGGACGAGCCCCGCCGCGGTGGCCTACCTGGACACCGCCCGGCGCCTGCGGGGGGAGGAGGTTCCCTTCCGGAACCTGGGGCTGGACTCGGACGCCCAGGGGCTTCTTGGTGTCTTGCGCAGGCTCTTTGGAGGGCGCTGA
- a CDS encoding winged helix-turn-helix transcriptional regulator, producing the protein MPLSKNARKVLKVLARRGAPEVLEALGRGPSRFSDLQAFLLLSPRTLAERLREFHLLGFVERQAFPEVPPRVEYTLTPRGKRVLEFLQELEDVLEGSQEVKR; encoded by the coding sequence ATGCCCCTCTCCAAGAACGCCCGCAAGGTGCTGAAGGTCCTCGCCCGACGGGGCGCTCCGGAGGTGCTGGAGGCCTTGGGCCGGGGGCCTTCCCGCTTTTCCGATCTCCAGGCCTTCCTCCTCCTTTCCCCCCGAACCCTGGCGGAGAGGCTAAGGGAGTTCCACCTCCTGGGCTTCGTGGAGCGCCAGGCCTTCCCCGAGGTGCCTCCTCGGGTAGAATACACCCTGACCCCGCGGGGCAAGCGGGTTTTGGAGTTTTTGCAAGAATTGGAGGACGTATTGGAGGGTTCCCAGGAGGTAAAGCGGTGA
- a CDS encoding c-type cytochrome has translation MRLALLLLLLGAVALGQGDDLWKRLCAQCHGERAQGARPYPGLQGAASLFATPEGRRYLVLVVLYGRKGEAGLMPGFAQLKDEELAALLNHLMALLKAKGEPFKPEDVRRERGQNLAPDRIQRP, from the coding sequence ATGAGGCTAGCCCTCCTTCTCCTCCTCCTCGGGGCCGTGGCCCTGGGCCAGGGGGATGACCTATGGAAAAGGCTCTGCGCCCAGTGCCACGGGGAGAGGGCCCAGGGGGCGCGGCCCTACCCTGGCCTGCAGGGGGCAGCCTCCCTCTTCGCCACCCCGGAGGGAAGGCGCTACCTGGTCCTTGTGGTCCTCTACGGGAGGAAGGGGGAGGCGGGCCTTATGCCCGGGTTTGCCCAGCTCAAGGACGAGGAGCTCGCCGCCCTTCTGAACCACCTCATGGCCCTCTTGAAGGCCAAGGGGGAGCCCTTCAAGCCCGAGGACGTAAGGCGGGAGCGGGGCCAGAACCTGGCCCCGGACCGGATCCAACGGCCCTAG
- a CDS encoding ABC transporter permease produces the protein MNEAATPAQRLLRVLVTVGPGGLWLLLFVLLPTLLVLLASFLSRGPYGELQGPLTLKNYARLLEAPYLEAFAESLLVGGLATLLSALLGYPLAFYIARHPRRDLLLFLLLLPFFTNFLIRVYAWLVLLQREGLVNALLQAFGLGPFAFYPSFFAVLLATVYTFLPFFVLPVYASVERIDWQLLEAAYDLGARPVRAFLHAVLPQTYPGLFAGSVLVFIPAMGTFVVADLLGAGRVVLIGNLIQQQFGLSRDWAFGAALSVFLMGFVLLALYLYARTQGERGLEELV, from the coding sequence ATGAATGAGGCCGCTACCCCCGCCCAGCGCCTCCTCCGTGTCCTGGTCACCGTGGGGCCTGGGGGGCTTTGGCTCCTCCTCTTCGTCCTCCTGCCCACCCTCCTCGTCCTCTTGGCCTCCTTCCTGAGCCGGGGGCCCTACGGGGAGCTCCAGGGGCCCCTGACCCTAAAGAACTACGCCCGCCTCCTCGAGGCCCCTTACCTCGAGGCCTTTGCGGAGAGCCTTCTCGTGGGGGGTCTCGCCACCCTCCTCTCGGCCCTTTTGGGCTACCCCCTGGCCTTCTACATCGCCCGCCACCCCAGGCGGGACCTCCTCCTCTTTCTCCTCCTCCTGCCCTTCTTCACCAACTTCCTCATCCGGGTCTACGCCTGGCTCGTCCTCCTCCAGCGGGAAGGCCTGGTGAATGCCCTTCTCCAGGCCTTTGGCCTCGGGCCCTTCGCCTTTTATCCCTCCTTTTTCGCCGTGCTCCTGGCCACGGTCTACACCTTCTTGCCCTTCTTCGTCCTCCCCGTCTACGCCAGCGTGGAGCGCATAGACTGGCAGCTTCTGGAGGCCGCCTACGACCTGGGGGCGAGGCCCGTGAGGGCCTTCCTCCACGCTGTCCTTCCCCAGACCTATCCAGGGCTTTTCGCGGGGAGTGTCTTGGTCTTCATCCCCGCCATGGGCACCTTCGTGGTGGCGGACCTCCTCGGGGCGGGGCGGGTGGTCCTCATCGGCAACCTCATCCAGCAGCAGTTCGGCCTCTCCCGCGACTGGGCCTTCGGGGCCGCCTTGAGCGTCTTCCTCATGGGCTTCGTCCTTCTCGCCCTTTACCTTTACGCGAGGACCCAGGGGGAAAGGGGGCTTGAGGAGCTGGTATGA
- the rodA gene encoding rod shape-determining protein RodA yields the protein MTLRRPNLLAYDWGLVLLALTLTVVGLFNLKSAAPDPGLVARQLVALLLGLGLAAGVQFLSRRTVFALAYPLYALSLVLLVLVLGVGREVNGARAWFVVGPLQFQPLELAKLGLALALARTLEGRPIRRVWDYFLPGLLTLPVAALLLLQPDLGGTMVVLFGVFSMLFARGLPWKHLLVGALTLVALVPTVVWPNLKPYQRERVLIVLDPYRDPLGQGFQVIQSTIAIGSGGLFGKGYGQGTQTQLGFVPFRHTDFVFAVWAEEWGFVGTVALLALYALLLLRLFSLALECPRLSDRLFLAGVGGMLGFQVLVNLGVALGVMPVTGLTLPLFSYGGSSLVSTLLSLGLVLLVHRDRAEP from the coding sequence TTGACCCTGAGGCGGCCCAACCTCCTGGCCTACGACTGGGGCCTGGTCCTCCTGGCCCTGACCCTCACGGTGGTGGGCCTTTTCAACCTGAAAAGCGCGGCCCCCGATCCCGGGCTGGTGGCCCGGCAGCTGGTGGCCCTCCTCCTTGGCCTGGGCCTGGCCGCGGGGGTGCAGTTCCTTTCCCGCCGCACGGTGTTTGCCCTGGCCTACCCCCTCTACGCCCTCTCCCTGGTCCTCCTGGTCCTGGTCCTCGGGGTGGGGCGGGAGGTCAACGGGGCCCGGGCCTGGTTCGTGGTGGGGCCCCTCCAGTTCCAGCCCCTCGAGCTGGCCAAGCTCGGCCTGGCCTTGGCCCTGGCCCGCACCTTGGAGGGCCGGCCCATAAGGCGGGTTTGGGACTACTTCCTCCCCGGCCTCCTCACCCTTCCCGTGGCCGCCCTCCTCCTCCTCCAGCCCGACTTAGGGGGCACCATGGTGGTCCTCTTCGGGGTGTTTTCCATGCTCTTCGCGCGGGGGCTGCCATGGAAGCACCTTCTGGTGGGGGCCTTGACCCTGGTGGCCCTGGTCCCCACCGTGGTCTGGCCCAACCTGAAGCCCTACCAGCGGGAAAGGGTCCTCATCGTCCTGGACCCCTACCGGGACCCCCTGGGCCAGGGCTTCCAGGTGATCCAGTCCACCATCGCCATCGGCTCGGGCGGCCTCTTCGGCAAGGGGTACGGCCAGGGGACCCAGACCCAGCTCGGCTTCGTCCCCTTCCGCCACACGGACTTCGTCTTCGCCGTCTGGGCGGAGGAGTGGGGCTTTGTGGGGACGGTGGCCCTCCTGGCCCTCTACGCCCTTCTCCTCCTCCGCCTCTTCTCCTTGGCCCTGGAGTGCCCCAGGCTCTCCGACCGCCTTTTCCTCGCCGGGGTGGGGGGGATGCTGGGGTTCCAGGTCCTGGTGAACCTGGGGGTGGCCTTGGGGGTGATGCCCGTGACCGGCCTCACCCTGCCCCTTTTTTCCTACGGGGGGTCCAGCCTCGTCTCCACCCTCCTCTCCTTGGGGCTCGTCCTTCTCGTCCACCGGGACCGGGCCGAGCCCTAG
- a CDS encoding ABC transporter ATP-binding protein, giving the protein MAGDALVRLVGVRKSFGGTVALDGVDLEIRRGEFFSLLGPSGCGKTTLLRLLAGFETPDGGRIEIGGKDMAGVPPYQRPVNTVFQNYALFPHMTVVGNIAFGLRMKGLPQEAIRRKVAWALELVDLLGLEGRYPRELSGGQRQRVALARALVLEPEVLLLDEPLSALDLKLRQELRVELMQLQRRLGTTFIFVTHDQEEALVMSDRIAVMRSGRIEQVGLPDEVYERPRNRFVAEFLGRSNFLPARPHPLGAETPLGPLRLPRPLEREAVLVIRPEKIRLYPANGAFSRENLVRARVEEIVYTGAENQYFLRSGEVRLLAYTLNQDLQEPGSEEFAYGEEVLCYLPPENLVVLHE; this is encoded by the coding sequence GTGGCCGGGGACGCGCTGGTGCGCCTCGTTGGGGTGCGCAAGAGCTTCGGCGGGACGGTGGCCCTGGACGGGGTGGACCTGGAGATACGGCGGGGGGAGTTCTTCAGCCTGCTCGGACCCTCGGGTTGCGGCAAGACCACCCTTCTCAGGCTCCTTGCGGGCTTTGAGACCCCCGACGGGGGCCGCATAGAGATTGGGGGCAAGGACATGGCCGGGGTCCCCCCCTACCAGCGGCCGGTGAACACCGTCTTCCAGAACTACGCCCTCTTTCCCCACATGACCGTGGTGGGGAACATCGCCTTCGGCCTCCGGATGAAGGGCCTCCCCCAGGAGGCCATCCGCCGCAAGGTGGCCTGGGCCTTAGAGCTGGTGGACCTCCTGGGCCTCGAGGGCCGCTATCCCCGCGAGCTTTCCGGGGGGCAGCGGCAGCGGGTGGCCTTGGCCCGGGCTTTGGTGCTGGAGCCCGAGGTGCTCCTCCTGGACGAGCCCCTCTCCGCTCTTGACCTCAAGCTCCGCCAGGAGCTAAGGGTAGAGCTCATGCAGCTCCAAAGGAGGCTCGGCACCACCTTCATCTTCGTCACCCACGACCAGGAGGAGGCCCTGGTGATGTCGGACCGGATCGCCGTGATGCGTTCGGGCCGCATTGAGCAGGTGGGCCTGCCCGACGAGGTCTACGAGCGGCCCAGAAACCGCTTCGTGGCCGAGTTTCTGGGCCGCTCCAACTTCCTTCCCGCAAGGCCCCACCCCCTAGGGGCGGAGACCCCCCTTGGCCCCCTGCGCCTGCCCCGCCCCCTGGAGCGGGAGGCCGTCTTGGTCATCCGCCCGGAGAAGATCCGCCTCTACCCGGCGAACGGGGCCTTTAGCCGGGAGAACCTGGTGCGGGCCCGGGTGGAGGAGATCGTCTACACGGGGGCGGAGAACCAGTACTTCCTCCGGTCCGGGGAGGTGCGGCTCCTGGCCTACACCCTGAACCAGGACCTGCAGGAGCCCGGATCCGAGGAGTTTGCCTACGGGGAAGAGGTTCTGTGCTACCTTCCCCCGGAAAATCTGGTGGTGCTCCATGAATGA